The genomic stretch TTACGATCCCCCGATCAAGCTCGATGTCGATAATCCCGTCGGGCTCTGCGCGCTCGTGCCGCCGGACCACTACATGGAGTTCAGGTTCAAAATCGCCAAGGCGATGGAAGACTCCCGAAAGGTGATACAGGAAGTCGACGAGGAATGGGAGAAGAAGTTCGGCCGGTCGCACGGCGGGCTCGTCGAGCGGTACCGGATGGAAGATGCGGACGCCGCGATAATCGCCGCAGGCACCATGTCCTCGACAGCTAGGGTTGCCATCGACAACATGAGGGACAAGGGCAAGAAGGTCGGCCTGGCCAGGCTCAGGGTCTTCCGCCCGTTCCCCTACGAGGAGATAAGGCAGATCGCCAAGGAGGTCGACTCCATCGGCGTTCTCGACCGGAGCTACACGTTCGGTCACGGGGGCGCCTTCTACACCGAGACCGCCGGCGCACTCTACCAAGCTCCCGAGCAGCCGCACGTCAAGAACTACGTGATCGGGATCGGCGGCAGGGACATACCGCCGAAGGACATCGAGGAGATACTCGAGAAGGTTCTGACAAAGGAGGACGGCGGCGAGGTCGAGTGGTTCGGCCTTCGGACCTCCGGTAGCAAGGAGGTGAACTAGGTGGGGAAGCTCACGATACCCCAGGAAGAGCTCATGAACAGCGGCCACATCGGCTGCCTAGGCTGCGGCGGGACGCTCGCGATGAGGTACCTCTTGAAGGCGCTGGGGAAGAGGACGATGATCACTATCCCCGCGTGCTGCATCGCCATAATGTCCGGCATCTACCCGAGGAATTTTCTCAAAGTGCCTTTGCTCGACGTGGCCTTCGAGACAACCGCTGCGTCCGCGAGCGGGATCCGAGCGGCCCTGGACGCGAAGGGCATCCACGACATCTACGTCGTCGGCTTCGGCGGGGACGGCGGGACCGCAGACATCGGGATCCAGGCCCTGTCAGGAGCTGCGGAGCGTGGCGACAACATCATCTACGTCATGTACGACAACGAGGCTTACATGAACACTGGGATACAGCGCAGCGGGGCGACGCCCTTTGGCGCGTGGACGACGACGACACCAGTGGGCACGACCGGCGACTTCAAGAAGAGGCCCAAGAAGAACATGGTCGAGATAATGGTAGCCCACGACATCCCCTACGCAGCGACCGCATCCGTCGCATACCCGGAAGACTTCGTGAGGAAGGTCCAGAAGGCGAAGGACATGGACGGGACGAAGTTCTTCCACGTGTTCTCGCCCTGCCCGACGGGCTGGCGGTACTCGCCCGAGATGACGATCCAGATCGGTGTGCTGGCCTTCCAGACGACGGTCTTCCCGATGTACGAGGTCGAGAATGGGGTGTACAGGGTGACCAAGAAGCCCGCCAAGAGGAAGCCCGTGACCGACTACATCAAGCTGCAGGGAAGGTTCAAGCACCTCGACGACGAGACGATCGAGGTGATCCAAAAGACCGTCGACAGGAACTGGGAGATGCTCCTTGCGAAGGCCGAGTTCACGAAGAAGTTCGCCGAGTAGGGAAACGCTAATAAGACCGCGCCCATTATCAGAGAGCCTTTGAAATACTGGGGGAGGAGAAATGAGTTCTAAGCGAAGCGGTGTGAGCCTCACAGAAGACGAGATGCCAAGGAAATGGTACAACATACTCCCTGACCTTCCGGAGGAGCTGCCGAAGCCCAAGGACCCTGAGGAAGGCGAGTCCAGGGTGGAGATGCTCCCCAAGGTGATGATCAATGAATGCCTTGGCCAGGAGTTCTCCGAGGCCGGATGGATAGACATCCCGGACGAGATCATGGACCTTTTCATACAGGCCGGAAGGCCGAGACAGCTCTTCAGGGCGAAGAGGCTCGAGCAGGTGCTCAAGACCCCCGCCAAGCTCTACTACAAGGCCGAGTTCTACAGCCCGACCGGGAGTCACAAGGTGAACACGGCCCTAGCCCAGGCCTACTATGCAAAGAAGGCGGGCTTCGAGAGGCTGACGACGGAGACCGGTGCCGGCCAGTGGGGGACAGCGCTCGCCTATGCCGCGAGCCTGGCGGGCCTCGAGACGAAGATATTCTGGGTCAGAGCCGTCCACGACTGGAAGGTCGCAAGAAAGAACTTTATGAGGCTCTACGGCGGCGACGTGCGCGCATCGCCAAGCAACTCCACCAAGGTCGGCAGGGAGCTGCTCAAGGAGAACGGTAACCATCCCGGGTCCCTCGGGATAGCGGTCTCGGAGGGCATGGAGGACGCACTGGACGACCCGCAAGCGGTATACTGCCTGGGCTCGGTTCTCAATCACGTCCTGCTGCATCAGACAATCATCGGGCTGGAGACAAAGAAGCAGTTCGAGAAGCTGGACGAGTACCCCGACATGGTGATATCCTGCCTCGGTGGCGGGAGCAACTTCGGCGGCTTCGCCATCCCGTTCCTGGGCGACGCGATCAAGGGCAAGAAGATACATTTCATAGCGGCGCAGAGCGATGTGTCCCCTAACCTCCAGGGCGAGTACAGGTACGACTTCGCGGACCACGGAGAGCTCACGCCCATGCTGAAGATGTACACGCTGGGGCACAAGACGGAGATGAAGCCCATCATAGGGGACGGGCTGAGGTACCATGCGGCGGCGCCGATCATAAGCCTGCTGAGAAAGCACGGCTACATCGACACGATCGCGTATCCCGCAGACGAGAAGTACGTGTTCGACAAGGCGCGGACGTTCATCCAGTGCGAGGGTTTCCTCCCAGCACCGGAGTCCGCCTACAGCGTCGCATGCGCCATAGACCAGGCTATCGAGTGCAAGCGCAGGAACGAGGAGAAGGTCATCGCCTTCAACATCAGCGGGCACGGGTTCATGGACATGGAGGGCTACACGGAAGTCCTCGGGCTGCAGTAGCCGGCGCTCGTCACTGCCCCTCGCATTCTCCCACTAAACGTTATATCGCAGATTTGGGATTGTCCATCGGGCGATATCATGATCGAAGTCAATTATGAGGCGTTGGCAAGGAAGATAGTGAACAAGTGCATGCGGATCAAGGAGAACGAGGTCGTCATGCTCTCGGGCGGGATGTACAACATGGACCTCCTCGAGGCCGTCACCGTGAACATCAGGAAAGCGGGCGCGTGGCCGTTCCTGCGGGTGACCACCGACAGCATGTACAAGAGGCTGATCTCCGACATACCGATCAAGTATCTCAAGAAGGAACCGAAGTACTTCATGAAGTGGATCGACGACATAGATGCCCACATCGGCATAGACCCGTTCATGGACCCCACGGCACTGTCGTCCCTCTCCGAGAAGAGGATGGGGATCAGCAGGCAGGCCGGTCGGAAGCTGAACGACAAGTTCACCAAGCTCGGCATAAGATGGACGGCCATCGGCTATCCCACGAAGCAGAGGGCGAAGATGTTCAACATCCCATTCAGCGAGTTCTGGGACATGTTCTGGTCCGCCATGAACGTCAACTACGACGCGATGTACAGGAGGGGAGACAAGGTCGCCAGGGCACTGAGGGGCAAGAAGGAGGTCCACATCTCCTCGGACAAGGGGACCGACCTCACGTTCAAGATAACGGGAAGAAAGCCGCTGATCGACGACGGCGTCATCTCCGCACAGGACATCAGGAACAAGGATGTCGGGAACAACCTTCCGTGCGGTGAGGTCTTCCTCGCTCCTGTGGAGACGTCCGCCAACGGCAGGGCCGTCTTCGACCTCGCCTTCAATCGAGGGAAGAAGATCACCGGAATCGACGTCGACTTCACGAAGGGCAAGCTGTCCAGGATAAAGGCCAAGAAGAACGAGAAGCTCCTCAAGGAGGTCATCGCCAACTCGCAGGGCCACAAGGACCGCATAGGCGAGTTCGGGATCGGTATCAACCCGAAGGTGAAGAAGGCGATCGGCTACACCATCACGGACGAGAAGATCACGGGCACGATCCACATCGCGGTGGGCGAGAACAGGAGCTACGGGGGAAAGAACGAGGCCACCCTGCACTGGGACTTCGTGATGATGCGGCCCACCGTCGAGGTCGACGGCAAGACATTGATGAAGAACGGGAAGCTAGCGGTCTGATGGAATGCGCGAAGGTGTCGGGAAAGCTCTCAGGCGGGCCTTCGGACAGGAGGACCTGATCAGGAAGCTGGAACCGCGCGAGGCCGGGGTCTCTCGCCTCATGAACCCCAAGCGCAGGAGGATATTCGTCCATCTGCTGCGGTCACCCTGCTCTCATCTCAGGCAGCTGTCCAGGGAGCTCGACATACCGACGCAGACGCTCAAGTGGCATCTCGCCGAGCTCCAGAAGGCGGGTATCTTGGACTCGGTCCCCGTCGGAAACAGGAAATGCTTCTTCGTCCCCGCACGGATCGAGCGGGAGGACGTACCCGCCCTTTCGCATCTGTCGGACGAGATGAGCCGGGAGATAGTCTCCCTGCTTGTGAGCAGAGGACCGCTCTCCCTGAAGAGCATCTTCACGTCCCTCAAGACGTACTACCAGGCCGTGCAGCATCGTCTGAAGAGGCTCGAGGAGGCCGGATTGGTGCGCTCCGACAAGCGGGGCAGGAAAAGGACGTACGAGGTCTCCAGTGAACTCGTCGGGCTGAGGGACAGATACCTGGAGAAGAAGACGGAGACGTCCAGCGAGCTCCGCAAGGTCCTCGACGACGACGGGCTCTCACCAGAGGTCGTCAAGACGCTGACAAGGTCGACCGTCTACATGATAGACACAGGAACGGGTCGCGAGGAGATCGAGCTGTTTCTCGACCCGCTCGCGGTCCTAAAAGGGTAGCACGGGCCT from Candidatus Thermoplasmatota archaeon encodes the following:
- a CDS encoding aminopeptidase; this encodes MIEVNYEALARKIVNKCMRIKENEVVMLSGGMYNMDLLEAVTVNIRKAGAWPFLRVTTDSMYKRLISDIPIKYLKKEPKYFMKWIDDIDAHIGIDPFMDPTALSSLSEKRMGISRQAGRKLNDKFTKLGIRWTAIGYPTKQRAKMFNIPFSEFWDMFWSAMNVNYDAMYRRGDKVARALRGKKEVHISSDKGTDLTFKITGRKPLIDDGVISAQDIRNKDVGNNLPCGEVFLAPVETSANGRAVFDLAFNRGKKITGIDVDFTKGKLSRIKAKKNEKLLKEVIANSQGHKDRIGEFGIGINPKVKKAIGYTITDEKITGTIHIAVGENRSYGGKNEATLHWDFVMMRPTVEVDGKTLMKNGKLAV
- a CDS encoding helix-turn-helix domain-containing protein, whose translation is MREGVGKALRRAFGQEDLIRKLEPREAGVSRLMNPKRRRIFVHLLRSPCSHLRQLSRELDIPTQTLKWHLAELQKAGILDSVPVGNRKCFFVPARIEREDVPALSHLSDEMSREIVSLLVSRGPLSLKSIFTSLKTYYQAVQHRLKRLEEAGLVRSDKRGRKRTYEVSSELVGLRDRYLEKKTETSSELRKVLDDDGLSPEVVKTLTRSTVYMIDTGTGREEIELFLDPLAVLKG
- the porA gene encoding pyruvate ferredoxin oxidoreductase encodes the protein MPMDVMTGNSAQAYGAKLARAEVVAAYPITPQTTVVEKLADLVASGEMKAQFIKVESEHSAMAACIAASATGARAYTATAAHGLALMHEMLIWAAGSRLPIVMGNINRAMAPPWSVWADYQDSIAERDTGWMQFYCQSSQEVLDTVIQAYKVAENHDILIPAMVMEDAFYLSHTFEPVDVPPQKDVDDFLPPYDPPIKLDVDNPVGLCALVPPDHYMEFRFKIAKAMEDSRKVIQEVDEEWEKKFGRSHGGLVERYRMEDADAAIIAAGTMSSTARVAIDNMRDKGKKVGLARLRVFRPFPYEEIRQIAKEVDSIGVLDRSYTFGHGGAFYTETAGALYQAPEQPHVKNYVIGIGGRDIPPKDIEEILEKVLTKEDGGEVEWFGLRTSGSKEVN
- a CDS encoding TrpB-like pyridoxal phosphate-dependent enzyme codes for the protein MSSKRSGVSLTEDEMPRKWYNILPDLPEELPKPKDPEEGESRVEMLPKVMINECLGQEFSEAGWIDIPDEIMDLFIQAGRPRQLFRAKRLEQVLKTPAKLYYKAEFYSPTGSHKVNTALAQAYYAKKAGFERLTTETGAGQWGTALAYAASLAGLETKIFWVRAVHDWKVARKNFMRLYGGDVRASPSNSTKVGRELLKENGNHPGSLGIAVSEGMEDALDDPQAVYCLGSVLNHVLLHQTIIGLETKKQFEKLDEYPDMVISCLGGGSNFGGFAIPFLGDAIKGKKIHFIAAQSDVSPNLQGEYRYDFADHGELTPMLKMYTLGHKTEMKPIIGDGLRYHAAAPIISLLRKHGYIDTIAYPADEKYVFDKARTFIQCEGFLPAPESAYSVACAIDQAIECKRRNEEKVIAFNISGHGFMDMEGYTEVLGLQ
- a CDS encoding pyruvate synthase subunit beta; protein product: MGKLTIPQEELMNSGHIGCLGCGGTLAMRYLLKALGKRTMITIPACCIAIMSGIYPRNFLKVPLLDVAFETTAASASGIRAALDAKGIHDIYVVGFGGDGGTADIGIQALSGAAERGDNIIYVMYDNEAYMNTGIQRSGATPFGAWTTTTPVGTTGDFKKRPKKNMVEIMVAHDIPYAATASVAYPEDFVRKVQKAKDMDGTKFFHVFSPCPTGWRYSPEMTIQIGVLAFQTTVFPMYEVENGVYRVTKKPAKRKPVTDYIKLQGRFKHLDDETIEVIQKTVDRNWEMLLAKAEFTKKFAE